The following are encoded in a window of Brevibacillus sp. DP1.3A genomic DNA:
- a CDS encoding Ger(x)C family spore germination protein translates to MLLIWIVAGCSSTRIVSEVQLIHSLGLDIEDQKIKGAAITHVYGKEKTQVELLETKSSNLFTILPDFNAITPSQVELGQLRSVIVGTKYAENGVETLVHTLCRDPSIGFRLQLGVAEPKALTILKGIRHMQVPFFISDSVAQNIKTLNLPKTNLHIFLFNLYGEGRDPYLPYFVMHNDRVKLDGLALFRDDKFVHRIDSKESFLLKIMVEKAKSGQIPFEVTINNRKESGLLKNLHSHAAFAIKTSEPVPSIMVKLTVNGQIKDYSKWLQLSNPQVLDQMEKELSWYLQKEATSFVKHLQKLEVDPVGFGDLVRSRSASWNYSHFKKIYPEMKIAVTASVKLEQTGE, encoded by the coding sequence GTGTTATTGATATGGATCGTGGCTGGCTGCTCTTCGACTCGAATCGTCAGCGAAGTACAACTAATTCATTCACTGGGGCTCGATATCGAAGATCAAAAGATTAAAGGTGCGGCCATCACTCACGTGTACGGAAAGGAAAAGACACAGGTAGAGCTGCTGGAAACAAAAAGCTCGAATTTATTTACGATCCTCCCTGATTTTAATGCCATCACGCCTTCTCAAGTAGAGCTAGGACAATTGCGCTCCGTCATTGTCGGGACAAAATATGCTGAAAACGGAGTGGAAACGCTGGTACATACACTTTGCCGCGATCCCTCTATTGGTTTTCGCCTTCAACTCGGTGTGGCGGAACCAAAGGCATTGACGATTTTGAAGGGCATCCGTCATATGCAAGTCCCTTTTTTCATCTCTGATAGTGTCGCTCAAAACATCAAAACGCTGAATTTGCCCAAGACCAACCTGCATATTTTCTTGTTCAATTTATACGGCGAGGGCCGTGATCCTTACCTTCCCTATTTCGTGATGCATAATGACAGAGTGAAGCTGGATGGTCTCGCGCTTTTTCGCGATGACAAATTCGTGCATCGCATCGATTCGAAAGAGAGCTTTTTGTTAAAAATCATGGTCGAAAAAGCCAAGAGTGGTCAAATTCCATTTGAAGTGACGATAAACAATCGAAAAGAATCCGGACTGTTGAAAAATCTTCATTCCCATGCCGCATTCGCTATCAAGACGTCAGAGCCTGTCCCAAGTATTATGGTAAAGCTCACGGTAAATGGGCAAATCAAAGATTATTCGAAGTGGCTGCAATTATCCAATCCACAAGTCCTAGATCAAATGGAAAAAGAACTTTCCTGGTACCTGCAAAAGGAGGCGACGAGCTTTGTGAAGCATTTACAGAAGCTTGAAGTTGACCCGGTTGGATTTGGTGATTTGGTTCGTAGTCGAAGCGCTTCGTGGAACTACTCGCACTTCAAAAAGATTTATCCAGAGATGAAAATCGCAGTGACAGCTTCGGTTAAGCTGGAGCAAACAGGTGAGTAA
- a CDS encoding GerAB/ArcD/ProY family transporter — MSTSIRESAMVSPFFVFFLVHANIVGVGILGFQRTIVAHAGYDAWISLLLAGASIHLIVWMLYSMLNAGSHDLFSLHELCFGKWLGKLMSLVVLIYVWMAAFLILRSYVSIVKQFIFPLMHTWSTTLIILVLILYIVAGGFRTVTGVCFFGVVIPAILMLPLFLFPFEYAHPNNLFPMFSHNLPSLFASAKDAVINYMGFELLFFYYPFIKRAAHSQKWAHAGVLFSTLLYVAVAIVTFLMFSHGELDKIIWPTLTMLKIVEIPILQRLEFIVISLWLFVILPNICLNLWGVTRGMKQIFGISQIRALLLILVSLAMGSYLLEGTTPLLLALDFYGKVSLVFIYGYIPLLFLLFLLWGKKRSTARYQTPGAETEKAR; from the coding sequence GTGAGTACTTCCATTCGGGAAAGCGCTATGGTTTCACCTTTTTTTGTATTCTTTCTCGTGCATGCCAATATCGTGGGGGTCGGGATACTAGGGTTTCAACGGACAATCGTAGCCCATGCCGGATACGATGCCTGGATCTCCCTTCTACTTGCCGGAGCAAGCATCCATCTCATTGTTTGGATGCTCTATTCCATGTTGAATGCGGGCAGCCATGATTTGTTCTCCCTTCACGAGCTCTGCTTTGGAAAATGGCTAGGCAAGTTGATGAGCTTAGTCGTATTGATCTACGTCTGGATGGCTGCTTTTCTCATCTTGCGTTCTTACGTCAGTATTGTGAAGCAATTTATTTTCCCTCTCATGCATACCTGGAGCACGACGCTGATTATCTTGGTCCTCATTCTGTACATTGTCGCTGGTGGTTTTCGCACGGTTACGGGCGTCTGCTTTTTCGGTGTGGTGATTCCGGCGATTTTGATGCTTCCTTTGTTTTTATTCCCATTCGAGTACGCTCACCCGAATAACTTGTTCCCGATGTTTTCGCATAACCTCCCCTCCTTATTCGCGTCTGCCAAAGACGCTGTCATCAATTATATGGGCTTTGAATTACTGTTCTTCTACTACCCATTTATCAAACGAGCAGCTCACTCGCAAAAATGGGCCCACGCTGGCGTTCTTTTCAGCACGCTCCTGTATGTAGCCGTCGCTATCGTGACATTCCTCATGTTTAGCCATGGTGAACTGGATAAGATTATTTGGCCGACCTTGACCATGCTCAAAATCGTAGAAATTCCGATTTTGCAGCGATTGGAGTTCATTGTGATATCTCTTTGGCTCTTCGTGATTTTGCCAAACATTTGTCTCAATCTATGGGGGGTTACCCGAGGAATGAAACAGATATTTGGCATCAGTCAAATCCGGGCCCTTTTGCTTATCCTAGTATCATTGGCAATGGGTTCCTATCTGCTCGAAGGTACCACTCCTTTGCTCTTGGCACTCGATTTTTATGGGAAAGTTAGTCTCGTTTTCATTTATGGCTATATTCCGCTGTTGTTCTTGCTCTTCCTCCTCTGGGGAAAAAAACGAAGTACCGCACGATACCAGACTCCTGGGGCGGAAACAGAAAAAGCCCGATAG
- a CDS encoding LamB/YcsF family protein — translation MKSVDLNCDMGESFGAYRIGNDQAILRYVSSANVACGFHAGDPGTMRKTVQMALEAGVAIGAHPGFADLVGFGRRNMEISPEEAYDLVVYQIGALQAFVRAEGGVMHHVKPHGALYNMAATRPALAESIALAIYKVNPELVLYGLAGSELTRAGEKIGLATAHEVFADRTYQQDGTLTPRSQLNAMITDQQQSQQQVIRMVSEGLVLTQKGVDIPIQADSICIHGDGAHALEFAQSIREALAGAGITIAARFAR, via the coding sequence ATGAAGAGCGTAGATCTAAACTGTGATATGGGAGAGAGCTTTGGCGCTTACCGGATTGGAAATGACCAAGCCATCCTTCGCTATGTCAGCTCGGCAAATGTCGCTTGTGGTTTCCATGCTGGTGACCCAGGAACGATGAGGAAAACGGTGCAAATGGCTTTGGAGGCAGGTGTGGCAATCGGTGCCCATCCCGGATTCGCCGATTTGGTCGGCTTCGGTCGCCGCAACATGGAGATTTCCCCTGAAGAGGCGTACGATTTAGTCGTGTACCAAATCGGCGCCCTGCAAGCGTTTGTACGGGCAGAAGGGGGCGTCATGCATCATGTGAAGCCTCATGGAGCCTTGTACAATATGGCAGCCACAAGACCCGCTCTGGCCGAGTCTATCGCATTGGCCATCTACAAAGTAAATCCGGAACTGGTGTTGTATGGCTTGGCGGGAAGTGAGTTGACACGTGCAGGGGAAAAAATCGGTCTTGCTACGGCGCACGAAGTGTTTGCCGACCGTACGTATCAGCAGGATGGTACGCTGACACCGCGCAGTCAGCTGAATGCGATGATTACGGACCAACAGCAATCCCAACAGCAAGTCATTCGTATGGTAAGCGAGGGACTCGTCCTGACCCAGAAAGGCGTGGATATCCCGATTCAGGCAGATTCGATTTGTATTCACGGCGACGGTGCTCATGCGTTGGAATTCGCGCAGAGCATCCGAGAAGCTTTGGCAGGAGCAGGCATTACAATCGCAGCACGATTTGCTCGATAG
- a CDS encoding biotin-dependent carboxyltransferase family protein, which translates to MSIEVVSPGLCTTVQDRGRYGYQRHGVNVGGAMDTLALQMANMLVGNHRDEAVLELTMKGPTLLFQKDMLVAICGGDLSPTINKNPIKSNRAVWVKSGSMLQFGHAKQGCRAYLAVAGGWDVPIVMGSRSTNLRAGFGGLAGRMLQAGDRLEHNPQSSFSLYLAKQLEQKARGAAFSNTNWFIPFGYVTKSREAIVRVIRGDQFDDFTSESRQSFFEQAFQVSPQSDRMGYRLTGPTLALTSPLELISAAVTMGTIQVPPDGQPIILMADRQTIGGYPKIGYVATVDLPIIAQLRPGETMRFQEISLHDAQRALYERERTMNEIKLGMELTVGRR; encoded by the coding sequence ATGAGCATAGAGGTTGTTTCGCCAGGGCTTTGTACAACCGTGCAAGATAGGGGCAGGTACGGGTATCAACGACACGGAGTCAATGTAGGTGGTGCGATGGACACGCTCGCCTTACAGATGGCTAATATGCTGGTCGGCAATCATCGCGATGAGGCAGTACTAGAGTTGACCATGAAGGGACCGACACTCTTGTTTCAAAAGGACATGCTGGTTGCGATCTGTGGTGGCGATCTCAGTCCGACTATCAACAAGAATCCAATCAAGTCCAATCGAGCGGTCTGGGTAAAGAGTGGAAGCATGTTGCAGTTTGGCCACGCGAAACAAGGCTGTCGTGCCTATCTCGCCGTTGCTGGTGGATGGGATGTGCCGATCGTGATGGGAAGTCGCAGCACGAATCTGCGAGCGGGATTCGGGGGATTGGCAGGTAGAATGCTGCAAGCAGGTGATAGACTCGAACACAACCCACAAAGCTCGTTCAGTTTGTATCTCGCAAAGCAATTGGAACAAAAAGCACGAGGCGCTGCTTTTTCCAATACGAATTGGTTTATTCCTTTCGGTTACGTGACAAAAAGTCGGGAAGCGATAGTCCGGGTCATTCGTGGCGATCAGTTCGATGATTTTACATCAGAAAGCCGTCAAAGCTTTTTCGAACAGGCTTTTCAAGTATCTCCTCAATCAGATCGGATGGGGTATCGCTTGACGGGACCGACTCTTGCCCTCACATCTCCACTTGAGCTGATTTCTGCTGCTGTTACGATGGGAACAATTCAGGTTCCCCCAGACGGTCAGCCGATCATCCTGATGGCAGACAGACAAACAATCGGCGGATATCCCAAGATCGGTTATGTGGCGACTGTCGATTTGCCGATCATCGCTCAGTTGCGACCGGGAGAAACGATGCGTTTTCAGGAAATTTCTCTACATGATGCGCAGCGGGCGCTGTACGAACGAGAACGAACCATGAATGAGATCAAGTTGGGAATGGAACTGACTGTAGGGAGGAGGTAA
- the pxpB gene encoding 5-oxoprolinase subunit PxpB, translating into MKNYEFSPLSDSGVIVKLGDVIDQRTHEIVVMFTDYLQENPFPGMLEIVPGFTTVTVYYDPIILAQQSPHDLMPYESVLAILDQMFQTLTVTCKAESRLVEIPVCYGGSFGPDLDIVAQQNSLTREEVIAIHSSAEYLVYMIGFAPGFPYLGGMDERLATPRRSSPRLSIPKGSVGIGGSQTGIYSVETPGGWQIIGRTPLSLFQPNESQPSLLRAGDKVRFHPISEQEYEAGKKVFP; encoded by the coding sequence ATGAAGAACTATGAATTTTCTCCACTTAGCGATTCGGGTGTGATTGTCAAGCTAGGGGATGTGATTGATCAAAGGACGCATGAGATTGTCGTTATGTTCACGGATTATCTTCAGGAGAATCCTTTTCCGGGAATGCTGGAGATCGTCCCCGGTTTTACCACTGTTACGGTCTATTATGATCCGATCATTCTTGCACAGCAGTCTCCCCACGACCTGATGCCTTATGAGAGTGTTCTCGCAATCCTTGACCAAATGTTCCAAACGCTCACTGTCACATGCAAGGCAGAGTCTAGGCTTGTTGAGATTCCGGTTTGCTATGGCGGAAGCTTTGGACCAGATTTGGACATCGTCGCGCAACAGAACAGTCTCACACGAGAGGAAGTCATTGCGATTCATTCCTCTGCCGAATATTTGGTCTATATGATCGGATTTGCTCCCGGTTTTCCGTATCTCGGTGGAATGGATGAACGGTTGGCGACCCCACGTCGCTCCTCACCGCGCCTCTCGATTCCGAAAGGCAGCGTAGGAATTGGCGGATCGCAAACGGGTATATACTCAGTCGAGACACCAGGCGGATGGCAAATTATCGGAAGAACACCACTCAGCTTATTTCAACCAAACGAGAGTCAGCCGAGTCTTTTGCGTGCTGGAGACAAAGTTCGTTTTCATCCAATCTCCGAGCAGGAGTATGAGGCTGGGAAGAAGGTGTTTCCATGA